A window of Microcystis aeruginosa FD4 contains these coding sequences:
- a CDS encoding glycosyltransferase family 39 protein: MMNQKKYLPDQSAANFGKFLIITILVIGMGLRFFHIEQKVYSADEVRRIMRSSGYTTQEVREQAFIGDIIGVEELQRFQYPHLETSLNDTMQALIGNPEHPPLYNLLNRFWMRAFPWTNSARTFSIFLSVLAIPCLYWLCLELFDSSLTGWIAIALFAVSPFQILSAQNATQYSFWTLTILLSGIALLRAIRKNTLKSWLWYSLSLSLTFYAHLFSYSLAIAQALYVILLERLKITRTVVSYVLAAVGSLVLFSPWLFVIFSKLDKIDRNTQYYRQFKTNIIQISQTLFRHTGHVFVDFFHRRGRLESAFHLLILLLVVYSLYHLIRYTSPKVWLFLITLIVVPTLFQIVPDLLKPSIRSLQARYYLPVFLGMQISISHLIASYIGSKSPKNWLHYLGQQILLIFLLLGIVSGVFLGLTPDAALDDQRGTASGANLEIAPVLNSMTKPIVISDNTPSFFLALSYLVNDQVKFQLFRDGDVESWRQKLNLKELAQNYSNIVVAHPEEDFVNFLNEQYPIRTEKLAGPLIEIKLQ, translated from the coding sequence ATGATGAACCAGAAAAAATATTTACCCGATCAATCGGCCGCTAATTTCGGAAAGTTTTTGATTATCACTATTTTAGTGATCGGTATGGGATTGCGGTTTTTTCATATAGAGCAAAAAGTTTATAGTGCCGATGAAGTGCGAAGAATTATGCGTTCTTCAGGATACACGACCCAAGAGGTGCGGGAGCAGGCTTTTATAGGAGATATTATTGGAGTCGAAGAGTTGCAGCGTTTCCAATATCCGCATCTTGAAACATCTCTGAATGATACAATGCAGGCCTTAATTGGTAATCCTGAGCATCCCCCACTCTATAATTTGTTGAACCGCTTTTGGATGCGGGCATTTCCTTGGACAAATTCAGCTAGAACTTTCTCGATTTTCTTAAGCGTCCTGGCCATTCCCTGCCTTTATTGGTTATGCCTAGAATTGTTCGATTCCTCCCTAACGGGCTGGATAGCGATCGCTTTATTCGCTGTTTCTCCCTTTCAGATACTTTCGGCGCAAAACGCTACCCAATATAGTTTCTGGACGCTGACAATTCTTTTATCAGGAATTGCTCTTTTACGAGCAATCCGTAAAAATACCCTTAAAAGTTGGCTCTGGTATAGCTTGAGTCTCTCCCTAACTTTTTATGCTCATTTATTCTCCTATTCCCTAGCCATCGCCCAAGCTTTGTATGTGATTCTTCTAGAGAGATTGAAAATTACAAGAACAGTTGTTAGCTATGTATTGGCAGCTGTTGGCAGCTTAGTTTTATTTAGCCCTTGGCTATTCGTGATTTTTAGCAAGCTAGACAAAATTGATCGTAACACCCAATACTATCGACAGTTTAAGACTAATATCATCCAAATATCTCAAACCTTATTTCGTCATACTGGTCATGTATTTGTGGATTTCTTTCACCGCCGAGGAAGATTAGAGTCTGCTTTTCATCTATTAATATTATTGTTAGTGGTCTATTCTCTTTATCATCTCATCCGATACACATCCCCGAAAGTTTGGTTATTCCTCATAACTTTGATTGTTGTTCCGACACTGTTTCAAATTGTACCTGATTTATTAAAACCATCGATTCGCTCCCTACAAGCCAGATATTATCTACCAGTATTTTTAGGAATGCAGATTTCTATTTCCCACCTAATCGCTAGTTATATCGGCTCAAAATCGCCAAAAAATTGGCTTCACTATTTAGGACAACAAATCTTGCTAATTTTCCTGCTACTAGGTATAGTATCGGGTGTATTTCTGGGTTTAACTCCTGATGCGGCTTTAGACGATCAAAGAGGTACAGCCAGTGGAGCTAATCTAGAAATCGCCCCTGTTTTAAACTCCATGACTAAGCCGATAGTTATCAGCGATAATACCCCTAGTTTCTTTTTGGCATTATCCTATTTAGTTAACGATCAAGTTAAGTTTCAATTATTTCGGGATGGCGATGTGGAATCCTGGCGGCAAAAACTCAATCTCAAGGAATTAGCCCAAAACTACAGTAATATCGTCGTGGCACATCCCGAAGAAGATTTTGTTAACTTTTTAAATGAGCAGTACCCAATTCGTACAGAAAAATTAGCAGGGCCGCTCATAGAAATTAAACTCCAGTAG
- a CDS encoding glycosyltransferase family 2 protein: MPKYSLIIPIYNEEETIPELYRRVSDVMDSLDDSVELILINDGSRDRSLKLILELQERDARVCYISFARNFGHQAAVTAGLNFARGQVIVVLDADLQDPPELIPKMIESWQAGYHVVYAQRTKRKKESWFKRLTAYVFYRLLRQLADLDIPADTGDFCLMDRQVVDVLNSMPERNRYIRGLRAWIGFQQTAVKFERHPRFAGEVKYTFKKSLALAINSLVSFSRIPLRISSYLGLFSALIALFMALLVLYWRLQQLGSPVTGLATILIAVFFLGAVQLISIGILGEYIGRIDEEVKGRPAYTITEMAGLEIN, translated from the coding sequence ATGCCGAAATATTCGCTAATTATCCCGATTTATAACGAGGAAGAAACCATTCCAGAACTCTATCGCCGTGTCAGTGACGTCATGGATAGTTTAGATGATTCTGTGGAACTGATTCTGATTAATGATGGCAGTCGCGACCGTTCCTTAAAATTAATCCTGGAACTACAGGAAAGAGATGCTAGGGTATGTTACATTAGCTTTGCTCGTAACTTTGGCCATCAGGCAGCAGTAACGGCAGGACTCAATTTCGCTAGGGGTCAAGTTATTGTTGTCCTCGATGCCGACTTGCAAGATCCACCAGAATTGATTCCCAAAATGATTGAGTCTTGGCAAGCAGGTTATCATGTGGTTTACGCCCAGAGAACAAAACGGAAAAAAGAAAGTTGGTTTAAACGCCTAACTGCCTACGTTTTCTATAGATTGCTGCGACAATTAGCCGACCTAGATATCCCTGCGGACACGGGGGATTTTTGTCTGATGGATCGTCAGGTAGTGGACGTATTAAATTCTATGCCAGAACGGAATCGTTATATTCGCGGTTTGCGCGCTTGGATTGGTTTCCAACAAACTGCTGTTAAATTTGAGCGGCATCCCCGGTTTGCTGGGGAAGTCAAGTACACTTTTAAAAAATCCCTAGCTTTAGCGATTAATAGCTTGGTGTCTTTTTCTAGGATTCCTCTGCGTATTTCCAGTTATTTAGGCTTATTTTCCGCTTTAATTGCCCTGTTTATGGCTTTACTGGTTCTCTACTGGCGCTTACAGCAACTAGGCTCTCCCGTCACTGGTTTAGCTACCATTTTGATCGCTGTGTTTTTCTTGGGTGCGGTACAATTAATCAGTATTGGCATATTAGGGGAATACATCGGGCGAATTGACGAAGAAGTTAAAGGCAGACCCGCTTATACGATCACTGAGATGGCTGGGTTGGAAATCAATTAA